A genomic segment from Desulfallas thermosapovorans DSM 6562 encodes:
- a CDS encoding DUF5348 domain-containing protein: MGDHFLPCRIEMDPDWVIYLSNTRFHLHPKASYRIRVE, translated from the coding sequence ATTGGGGACCATTTTTTACCTTGCCGGATCGAAATGGACCCTGACTGGGTTATATACCTTAGCAATACCCGGTTCCACCTGCATCCAAAGGCCAGTTACCGAATTCGGGTGGAATAA
- a CDS encoding DNA topoisomerase III has translation MSKVLLLAEKPSVGQDLARVLNCHKKGHGYLEGDKYIVTWALGHLVTLADPETYDPKFSTWRLEDLPILPTRLKLVVIKQSGKQFNAVAAQMKRKDVQEIVIATDAGREGELVARWIIEKAGVKKPLKRLWISSVTDKAIKEGIRNLKNGSDYENLFASAVARAEADWLVGINATRALTCKHNAQLSCGRVQTPTLAIIARREEEIKNFKPRKYYGITARAGKIDLTWRDSHTGETRIFDEDKCNSIISALQNKNAVITGVEKSYKKSFAPRLYDLTELQRDANKIFGYSAKETLSIMQRLYEHHKILTYPRTDSRFITTDMVDTLKERLAACSVPPYARPAAKLLRGTIKANKSFVDDSKVTDHHAVIPTEQPVLLNNLSDAERKIYDLVVKRFLAALYPPFEYEQTTVKATIGNELFVARGKVVIAQGWKEVYNNHFDGEEDSGDSIAEQVLPVLNKGDILKVSDLTRTAGETKPPDPFNEASLLSAMENPARYMAGESKDLIQTIGKTGGLGTVATRADIIEKLFNNFLIEKRGQGIFITSKGRQLLDLVPAELKTPSLTAQWEQKLEAIARGRLNKNNFIKDMQRYAHAVVNEIKNSTARFKHDNLTGEKCPSCGKRLLEVNGKKGKLLVCQDRECGYRKGVSKITSARCPNCHKRLNLQGEGEGQIFVCPCGYREKLSSFNKRRKNEKQSISGRDVQKYLRQQSSSGELTNPALAEALAKLKLK, from the coding sequence ATGAGTAAAGTGTTACTTTTGGCGGAGAAACCCTCGGTGGGCCAGGATCTGGCCCGGGTTCTGAACTGCCATAAAAAGGGACACGGGTATTTGGAAGGGGATAAATATATCGTTACCTGGGCACTGGGCCACCTGGTGACCCTGGCCGATCCCGAAACCTATGATCCCAAATTTAGCACCTGGCGGCTGGAGGACCTGCCCATTTTGCCCACCCGCTTAAAGCTGGTGGTGATTAAACAGAGCGGCAAGCAGTTTAATGCCGTTGCCGCCCAGATGAAAAGAAAGGATGTCCAGGAAATAGTCATTGCCACCGACGCCGGCCGGGAGGGGGAGCTGGTGGCCAGGTGGATTATCGAAAAGGCCGGGGTAAAAAAGCCCCTGAAACGGCTCTGGATTTCTTCGGTTACCGACAAAGCCATCAAAGAGGGGATCAGGAATTTAAAAAACGGCAGCGATTATGAAAACCTCTTCGCCTCGGCCGTCGCCCGGGCTGAGGCCGACTGGCTGGTGGGGATCAATGCCACCCGGGCTTTGACCTGCAAACATAATGCCCAGCTTTCCTGCGGCAGGGTCCAAACCCCCACCCTGGCCATCATTGCCCGGCGGGAGGAGGAAATTAAAAACTTTAAGCCCCGGAAATATTACGGCATCACCGCCAGGGCGGGTAAAATTGACTTAACCTGGCGGGACAGCCACACCGGGGAAACCAGAATTTTTGACGAAGATAAATGTAATAGCATAATATCAGCGCTGCAAAATAAAAACGCGGTAATTACAGGTGTGGAAAAATCCTATAAAAAAAGCTTCGCTCCCCGGCTATATGACTTGACGGAACTCCAAAGGGACGCCAACAAAATCTTTGGCTATTCAGCCAAGGAAACGCTATCCATAATGCAACGGCTGTACGAACACCACAAAATATTGACCTATCCCCGTACCGACTCCAGGTTTATCACCACGGATATGGTGGATACTTTAAAGGAACGGCTGGCCGCCTGCAGCGTGCCTCCTTACGCCAGGCCGGCGGCCAAACTGCTTCGGGGCACAATAAAAGCAAACAAATCCTTTGTGGATGACAGCAAAGTGACGGACCACCATGCCGTTATACCCACGGAGCAACCGGTTTTATTAAACAATTTAAGCGATGCCGAAAGAAAAATATATGACCTGGTGGTGAAAAGGTTTTTAGCTGCTTTATATCCTCCCTTTGAATACGAGCAAACCACCGTCAAGGCCACCATCGGCAACGAGCTTTTTGTCGCCAGGGGTAAGGTGGTTATCGCTCAGGGTTGGAAAGAAGTATATAACAACCATTTCGATGGGGAAGAGGACAGCGGTGACAGTATTGCAGAGCAGGTGTTACCGGTTTTAAATAAGGGCGATATTTTAAAAGTGTCAGACCTGACCCGAACCGCGGGGGAGACCAAGCCGCCGGATCCCTTTAACGAAGCCAGCCTGCTTTCCGCCATGGAAAACCCCGCCAGGTACATGGCCGGGGAAAGCAAAGATTTAATTCAAACCATCGGCAAAACCGGCGGGCTGGGCACAGTGGCCACCAGGGCCGACATAATTGAAAAATTGTTTAATAATTTTCTCATCGAAAAAAGGGGCCAGGGTATATTCATCACTTCCAAAGGCAGGCAACTGCTTGATTTGGTCCCTGCGGAACTAAAAACACCGTCCTTAACCGCCCAGTGGGAACAAAAACTGGAGGCCATTGCCCGGGGCAGGCTGAACAAAAACAATTTCATAAAAGATATGCAACGCTACGCCCATGCCGTTGTCAATGAGATCAAAAACAGTACGGCCAGATTTAAGCACGACAACCTGACCGGTGAAAAATGCCCCAGCTGCGGGAAACGCTTGCTGGAGGTTAACGGCAAGAAAGGAAAGCTGCTGGTTTGCCAGGACAGGGAGTGCGGGTACCGAAAAGGGGTTAGCAAAATAACCAGCGCTCGCTGCCCCAATTGCCACAAGCGGCTGAACCTACAGGGTGAAGGGGAAGGGCAAATATTTGTCTGCCCGTGCGGCTACCGGGAAAAACTCAGTTCCTTCAACAAGAGAAGGAAGAACGAAAAGCAAAGCATATCCGGGCGGGATGTGCAAAAATACCTGCGCCAGCAAAGTAGCTCCGGGGAGCTGACCAACCCCGCCCTGGCGGAAGCCCTGGCTAAGTTGAAGTTGAAATAG
- a CDS encoding universal stress protein — protein MFKKILVALDGSQPSQNALDAAIRLAEDYQADLLLFHVMQMPIPADKFESLSGKLGSLYYQLKEQIEGFAARLFQEATSKCASHSIKWQKRAVWGDPAGEIIKEACNGNYDLIVIGSRGLDDVENWLLGSVSQRVVRRSKCPVLVIR, from the coding sequence ATGTTTAAAAAGATTTTAGTTGCCCTGGACGGCTCTCAACCATCCCAAAATGCCCTGGACGCAGCTATAAGGCTGGCAGAGGATTACCAGGCCGATTTGTTGCTTTTCCATGTGATGCAAATGCCCATCCCCGCCGATAAATTTGAATCTCTAAGCGGTAAACTGGGCAGCCTTTATTACCAGTTAAAAGAACAAATCGAAGGGTTTGCCGCCAGACTGTTTCAAGAGGCTACCTCAAAATGCGCTTCCCATTCAATTAAATGGCAAAAAAGAGCGGTTTGGGGTGATCCTGCCGGGGAAATAATCAAAGAAGCTTGCAACGGGAATTATGACCTGATCGTCATAGGCAGCAGGGGACTGGATGACGTAGAAAACTGGCTGCTGGGCAGCGTCAGCCAGAGGGTCGTGCGGCGTTCCAAGTGCCCGGTACTGGTAATCAGGTAG
- a CDS encoding amidohydrolase family protein encodes MEKIWDAHVHFFPQRLFDAIWRWFANVGWKIPYAGWELDRYVASLRGMGVERAFLLTYAHKPDMSLELNRWVRDVCRRYDCFIPFACIHPRDHNLERVMSTVLDDWQFAGFKLQLAVQQYAADDPALEPVFRAAAERQKPVIIHAGTAPYSQTDPLLGLDHMERVMEKWPELKVVIPHLGYYELDKAFSLVERYPNVYLDTSWVMGAGQIDLPVERLVEFMERHPHRFLYGSDFPIIEHQLESGLEILRGLGLTTGTLRRVVYDNARDLVAISTSI; translated from the coding sequence ATGGAAAAAATCTGGGACGCCCACGTGCACTTTTTTCCGCAGCGGTTATTTGACGCCATATGGCGCTGGTTCGCCAATGTTGGCTGGAAAATACCCTATGCGGGCTGGGAATTGGATAGATACGTTGCTTCCCTGCGGGGGATGGGGGTGGAGCGCGCCTTTTTGTTGACTTACGCCCACAAACCCGATATGTCGCTGGAGTTAAACCGCTGGGTGCGGGATGTATGCCGGCGGTATGATTGTTTTATACCCTTTGCCTGCATTCACCCCCGGGACCACAATCTGGAGCGGGTGATGTCCACGGTGCTGGATGACTGGCAGTTTGCCGGCTTTAAGTTGCAACTGGCGGTGCAGCAATACGCTGCTGACGACCCGGCACTGGAGCCGGTTTTCCGGGCGGCGGCGGAGCGGCAAAAGCCTGTGATCATCCATGCCGGTACCGCGCCTTATTCACAAACCGATCCCCTGCTGGGACTTGATCACATGGAAAGGGTCATGGAAAAATGGCCCGAATTGAAGGTGGTTATTCCCCACCTGGGTTATTATGAGCTTGATAAGGCCTTTTCCCTGGTGGAAAGGTACCCCAACGTTTACCTCGATACTTCCTGGGTTATGGGTGCAGGGCAGATCGACCTGCCGGTTGAACGCCTGGTAGAATTTATGGAGCGCCACCCCCACCGGTTTTTGTACGGCAGCGATTTTCCCATCATTGAGCATCAATTGGAATCCGGGCTGGAGATTCTCCGCGGGCTGGGCTTAACAACCGGGACTCTGCGCCGGGTTGTTTATGATAATGCTCGCGATTTGGTGGCTATTTCAACTTCAATTTAG
- a CDS encoding DUF2935 domain-containing protein: MQYYYGDKNLLRVLDETGFWKQQEAEHTVVIRQVVPNLEPQYVQLLQEWERALAQTQAIAVQYIEAVIRSNYNINHALEQQIIQFIHYAVDQSRKFVEFLNELSANSAVIRNNPVAQVVINHIRRESEYYVGVVQAFLNLRN; the protein is encoded by the coding sequence TTGCAATACTATTATGGAGATAAAAACCTGCTCAGGGTGCTTGACGAAACCGGATTCTGGAAGCAACAAGAGGCGGAGCACACAGTGGTTATCCGGCAGGTAGTGCCAAATTTGGAACCACAATATGTACAGCTGCTGCAGGAATGGGAACGGGCCCTTGCCCAAACACAAGCAATTGCGGTGCAGTATATAGAAGCAGTCATCAGGTCCAATTACAATATAAATCATGCCCTGGAACAGCAAATAATTCAGTTTATACATTATGCTGTAGATCAAAGCCGGAAATTCGTTGAGTTTTTAAATGAACTGTCTGCCAACAGTGCTGTTATTCGCAATAATCCGGTGGCGCAGGTAGTCATAAACCACATACGCAGGGAATCAGAATATTACGTAGGGGTAGTGCAAGCTTTTTTGAATTTACGAAATTGA
- a CDS encoding mechanosensitive ion channel family protein, with product MGIILFITYLLLKLRVALVNKIFDRATGDLNKANTLKTLLLSGTRYVIYIVAVLTMLAVFEINITPMLASAGIVGLAVGFGAQNLVKDIITGFFIMFEDQFHVGDFIEVNDQVAGTVEELGLRLTTIREWSGKKFYIANSEIKTVRNYNRGHLRTVVSVAVPFEENLQRVFGTLERVCRHITGEHADKLIKQENGSFVEPPQIYGITDINKDERGVVFTVIAVVEPAYYWFLEREFRRVILEYFQDAGIALAYPQINIKTARGFEPAVGSS from the coding sequence GTGGGTATTATTTTATTTATTACCTACCTATTGCTAAAACTGCGAGTTGCCCTGGTAAATAAAATATTTGACAGGGCTACCGGAGACCTTAATAAAGCCAATACCTTAAAGACACTGCTGCTTTCGGGAACCCGTTACGTCATCTATATTGTGGCCGTCCTGACCATGCTGGCCGTTTTTGAGATTAACATTACACCCATGCTGGCCAGTGCCGGTATTGTGGGGTTGGCCGTGGGTTTTGGCGCGCAAAACCTGGTCAAGGATATTATTACCGGTTTTTTTATTATGTTTGAGGACCAGTTCCATGTGGGTGACTTTATCGAAGTCAACGATCAGGTCGCCGGAACGGTGGAGGAACTGGGGTTGCGTTTAACCACCATCCGGGAATGGAGCGGCAAAAAATTCTATATTGCCAACTCGGAAATTAAAACAGTTAGAAATTATAATCGTGGCCATTTGCGGACCGTTGTCTCGGTTGCGGTTCCCTTTGAGGAAAATTTGCAAAGGGTGTTCGGCACACTGGAGAGGGTGTGCCGGCACATCACCGGTGAGCATGCCGATAAGCTGATCAAGCAGGAAAACGGTTCCTTCGTTGAGCCGCCCCAAATTTATGGCATCACGGACATCAACAAGGACGAGCGGGGAGTGGTTTTCACGGTGATCGCCGTGGTTGAACCTGCCTATTACTGGTTTTTGGAACGGGAATTCAGGCGGGTAATTTTGGAATACTTCCAGGACGCCGGAATTGCCCTGGCTTACCCGCAGATTAACATTAAAACCGCCCGGGGTTTTGAGCCTGCGGTGGGGAGTAGTTAG
- a CDS encoding Uma2 family endonuclease — MPQASQIPARYSYRDYLQLPDCSCEIINGELFAMTPAPTVRHQLVLRNVLLLLVERLKGSGCEVISAPCDVLLPGDIKDIGDTSTIVQPDIFVVCDNFKLKEKYCLGAPDLIVEIVSPSRPSMDYVKKLHIYEKYGVREYWIVNYQQQEVMVYKLCGNEYGAPKTHVDGHIEPGIFGDLGLALKDIFA, encoded by the coding sequence ATGCCACAGGCAAGTCAGATTCCGGCACGATATTCTTACAGGGATTATTTGCAACTACCCGATTGTAGTTGCGAAATAATAAACGGTGAACTGTTTGCAATGACTCCCGCGCCCACTGTTCGGCACCAGCTGGTTTTGCGCAATGTACTGTTGCTGCTTGTGGAACGATTAAAAGGTAGCGGGTGCGAGGTTATCAGCGCACCCTGCGATGTACTGTTGCCCGGGGACATAAAGGACATAGGGGATACCTCCACCATTGTGCAGCCCGATATTTTTGTCGTGTGTGACAATTTTAAACTTAAAGAAAAATATTGTCTTGGTGCCCCGGACCTGATAGTAGAAATCGTGTCACCATCGAGGCCGTCCATGGATTACGTTAAAAAGCTGCATATTTATGAAAAATACGGTGTGAGGGAGTATTGGATTGTAAATTACCAGCAACAGGAGGTCATGGTTTATAAATTGTGTGGTAACGAGTACGGGGCACCCAAAACACATGTGGACGGGCACATTGAACCCGGTATTTTCGGTGATTTGGGGCTGGCGTTAAAGGATATATTTGCCTGA
- a CDS encoding ABC transporter permease, whose translation MNVFPDFLRFSIAPSVNDFMDMVLVKYSAVFDYISTMILGMLMLIESFLLWVPWWLVVVLVIILGRRATKSWLTGAVMGIMLTVVGSLGMWDLMMQTLAIVGVAVFIAIIMGIPIGILMASHPKLEAFLRPILDAMQTMPSFVYLIPALMFFGLGKVPGIFATLIYALPPIIRLTNLGIKQVSSDVIEAGKAFGATRMQLLFKIQLPLAMPSIMSGVNQTTMMALAMVVIASMIGARGLGEPVLIAIGRIDIGRGLEAGICIVILAIVIDRLLQGLGNQKTSLPGSND comes from the coding sequence ATGAATGTTTTTCCTGATTTTTTGCGTTTTTCTATAGCCCCTTCCGTAAACGATTTTATGGACATGGTATTAGTTAAATACAGCGCGGTTTTTGATTATATATCCACTATGATACTGGGGATGCTCATGTTAATCGAATCCTTTTTACTTTGGGTTCCCTGGTGGCTTGTGGTGGTATTGGTGATTATCTTGGGTCGCCGGGCTACTAAATCCTGGCTAACCGGTGCGGTGATGGGAATTATGCTCACCGTAGTCGGTAGTTTAGGCATGTGGGATTTAATGATGCAAACCCTGGCTATTGTAGGTGTAGCAGTATTTATTGCTATAATTATGGGAATTCCTATAGGGATTTTAATGGCCTCACATCCTAAACTCGAGGCTTTTCTGAGGCCTATTCTGGACGCTATGCAGACTATGCCCAGTTTTGTTTATTTAATTCCGGCATTAATGTTTTTCGGCCTGGGAAAAGTTCCGGGGATATTCGCTACCCTTATATACGCTTTACCTCCAATTATACGTCTTACCAATCTTGGTATAAAACAAGTCTCCAGCGATGTGATAGAAGCGGGCAAAGCTTTTGGTGCTACCAGGATGCAATTGTTGTTTAAAATACAGCTACCGCTTGCCATGCCAAGTATAATGTCGGGGGTTAACCAAACAACCATGATGGCACTGGCGATGGTGGTTATTGCGTCGATGATTGGAGCGCGCGGCTTAGGTGAACCGGTACTGATCGCAATTGGCCGGATTGATATCGGGCGTGGTCTCGAAGCCGGTATTTGCATTGTTATTCTGGCTATTGTCATTGACCGGTTGCTGCAAGGATTGGGCAATCAAAAGACATCCTTACCAGGAAGCAATGATTAA
- a CDS encoding ABC transporter substrate-binding protein: MLFKGGVKFSDLTRIGFVLMMLLVFSLVATVGCSSENETGDVQQGAKEAIMFGDFNWESALVNNRIAQFIIENGYEYPTDSIPGETIPLMQGLRNGDIDVAMEIWVQNAQEAYDKGIESGDYIDLGTNFNDDVQGLYVPTYMIEGDPERGIEPMAPDLKTIEDLPKYWELFKDPEDPGKGRFYGAVPGWEADEILVDKFASYGLDEYYNIFRPGSGASLASSIVSAYQKGEPWFGYYWEPTWVFGLYDLTQIHEPEYSDELWENGYACAFPSVDVNIVINKDLPERAPDVVEFLDKYSLNSNLISEVLAYMQRENTEAEEAALWFLREKADVWTNWVPSDVAQKVQEKL, encoded by the coding sequence TTGTTATTTAAAGGTGGCGTGAAATTTTCTGATTTAACCCGTATTGGTTTTGTCCTTATGATGTTACTTGTTTTCTCGTTAGTTGCAACTGTAGGCTGTTCTTCTGAAAATGAAACCGGTGATGTGCAGCAAGGCGCCAAAGAAGCTATTATGTTTGGTGATTTTAATTGGGAAAGCGCCCTGGTAAACAACAGGATTGCCCAGTTTATTATTGAGAACGGGTATGAATATCCTACGGATAGCATACCCGGGGAAACGATACCTTTGATGCAGGGTTTGCGCAATGGAGATATCGATGTGGCGATGGAAATATGGGTCCAAAATGCTCAGGAAGCCTATGACAAGGGAATTGAATCCGGTGATTATATAGACCTGGGAACAAATTTTAATGATGATGTACAGGGATTGTATGTGCCTACATACATGATAGAGGGTGACCCGGAAAGAGGTATAGAACCCATGGCCCCGGACCTTAAAACCATTGAGGACCTCCCCAAGTACTGGGAATTGTTTAAAGATCCGGAAGACCCCGGCAAAGGAAGGTTCTACGGGGCCGTTCCCGGTTGGGAAGCGGATGAAATACTGGTGGATAAATTCGCTAGTTATGGTCTGGACGAATATTATAATATTTTTCGCCCGGGTTCCGGTGCCTCACTGGCTTCCTCAATAGTATCAGCCTACCAGAAGGGGGAACCGTGGTTTGGCTACTACTGGGAGCCGACATGGGTATTCGGTCTATATGATCTTACACAAATCCATGAGCCGGAATATAGCGACGAGTTATGGGAGAATGGCTATGCCTGTGCATTTCCTTCCGTTGATGTCAATATCGTTATAAACAAGGATTTGCCCGAACGGGCTCCCGATGTGGTGGAGTTTCTTGATAAATACAGTTTGAATAGCAACCTGATCAGTGAAGTATTGGCTTATATGCAGCGGGAAAATACGGAAGCGGAAGAAGCGGCCCTGTGGTTTCTTAGGGAAAAGGCGGATGTATGGACAAACTGGGTCCCCAGCGATGTAGCGCAGAAGGTACAAGAGAAACTCTAA
- a CDS encoding NAD(P)/FAD-dependent oxidoreductase, with the protein MSKYLILGASAAGISAARAIREQDGGGEITVISKDERVYSRCMLHYIIGGQRSEDETRFIEDDFFEQHNIRWLPGREAVKLDSAGKKVQLSDGETHRYDQLLIATGASSVLPPVENLGRGKQVRSLRNLEDARDIIRLSGGTDTVAVIGAGLVGMDAACALAQRGVKVTVVEVAGHILPLQLDQRAAASYERLCKKHNMEFIFNDMVASVVLDEDDNVQGLKLKSGGTVPCGMVVVAAGVKPNIDFLRDTPVDTGRGIKVNEQQQTSVAGIYAAGDVCESLESFTGQVMPTPVWPSAVRQGWVAGSNMAGRPVRLEDNFAFQNSMTFFGLSSVSFGTINPPGESFRVLVDDRGDAGYKKVILQDGRIKGAILQGDISAAGILGALVKKGINISGLENRVFELSYADFFAQKENGEFYFK; encoded by the coding sequence GTGAGCAAATACTTGATTTTAGGGGCCAGCGCCGCCGGTATCAGCGCCGCCAGGGCGATACGCGAGCAGGATGGCGGTGGGGAGATTACCGTTATCAGTAAAGATGAGCGTGTTTATTCCCGCTGCATGCTCCATTATATCATTGGCGGGCAAAGGTCTGAGGACGAAACCCGCTTTATAGAGGATGACTTTTTTGAACAGCACAATATCCGCTGGCTGCCGGGACGGGAAGCGGTCAAATTGGATAGCGCGGGAAAGAAAGTGCAGCTTTCGGATGGAGAAACCCACCGCTATGATCAATTGCTCATTGCCACCGGGGCTTCCTCTGTACTGCCGCCGGTGGAAAACCTGGGCCGCGGCAAACAGGTACGGTCGCTGCGGAACCTGGAAGACGCCCGGGATATTATCCGGTTGTCCGGCGGGACTGATACCGTAGCCGTTATCGGGGCCGGGTTGGTGGGCATGGATGCCGCCTGTGCCCTGGCCCAGCGGGGGGTAAAGGTAACGGTGGTGGAAGTGGCGGGACATATTCTGCCCCTGCAACTGGACCAAAGGGCGGCCGCAAGTTATGAGCGGTTATGCAAAAAGCACAATATGGAATTTATATTTAACGATATGGTGGCCTCGGTGGTGCTGGATGAAGATGATAACGTGCAGGGATTGAAGCTTAAAAGCGGCGGAACGGTGCCCTGCGGCATGGTGGTGGTGGCCGCCGGGGTTAAACCCAACATTGATTTTCTAAGGGATACGCCGGTGGATACCGGCCGGGGTATCAAAGTAAACGAGCAACAGCAAACTTCAGTGGCCGGGATATACGCGGCGGGGGACGTTTGTGAATCCCTGGAGTCCTTTACCGGCCAGGTGATGCCTACGCCCGTATGGCCGTCGGCGGTCCGGCAAGGTTGGGTGGCCGGCAGCAACATGGCCGGCAGGCCCGTGCGCCTGGAGGATAATTTCGCTTTTCAAAATTCCATGACCTTTTTCGGGCTGTCATCGGTATCATTTGGAACAATAAACCCGCCGGGTGAAAGTTTCCGGGTACTGGTGGATGACCGGGGGGACGCCGGTTATAAAAAGGTGATTTTACAGGACGGGCGCATTAAAGGGGCTATCTTACAGGGGGATATCAGCGCAGCCGGGATTTTGGGTGCGCTGGTTAAAAAAGGTATAAATATATCCGGGCTGGAGAATCGGGTATTTGAGCTCAGCTATGCTGATTTCTTCGCCCAGAAGGAAAACGGGGAATTTTACTTTAAATAA
- a CDS encoding 4Fe-4S dicluster domain-containing protein has translation MKRILINRELCQGCRNCQLACMAEHTEAKSVLMLDLEDPANQARNFVEADLDGRPVPLLCRHCDDPACATACMSGALRKNPDTGLVEHDRVKCAGCWMCVMSCPYGLIRPDQLAGRTAVKCDFCVTRPMPRCVEACPTGAITLIELESKGRLTKAGLPGQSLAREVEM, from the coding sequence GTGAAACGGATACTGATTAATAGGGAACTGTGCCAGGGTTGCCGCAACTGCCAGCTGGCCTGTATGGCCGAGCACACTGAAGCCAAATCGGTATTAATGCTGGATCTCGAGGACCCGGCCAACCAGGCCCGGAATTTCGTAGAGGCTGATCTGGATGGTCGCCCGGTGCCCCTGCTGTGCCGGCACTGCGATGACCCGGCCTGTGCCACAGCCTGCATGTCCGGGGCATTACGTAAAAACCCGGATACAGGCCTGGTAGAGCATGACCGGGTTAAATGTGCCGGGTGCTGGATGTGCGTGATGTCCTGCCCCTACGGCCTTATCCGCCCGGATCAACTGGCCGGCAGAACAGCGGTTAAATGTGATTTTTGCGTCACAAGGCCAATGCCCCGCTGTGTGGAGGCCTGCCCCACCGGGGCTATAACATTGATTGAACTGGAAAGCAAGGGCAGGTTAACTAAGGCCGGCCTGCCGGGACAAAGCCTTGCAAGGGAGGTGGAGATGTGA